The Streptomyces sp. Mut1 genome window below encodes:
- a CDS encoding SDR family oxidoreductase, whose translation MRVFITGASGWIGSAVVPELIGAGHRVVGLARSDASAEALAAAGAEVRRGSLDDLGVLREAAADADGVIHLAFKHDIAFSGDFQGATDADRRAIDTFGDALAGSGRPFVIASGLLGLAPGRLATERDGQSPDPQAPSGGPGGRQDNARATLALTSRDVRSSVVRLPPTVHGDGDNGFMAALIGIAREKGVAGYVGDGSNRWPAVHRSDAAHLFRLALENADAGSTLHAAAEEGVPLRAVAEVFGRRLGVPTASVPPEEAAGHFAWLGGLVGIDGPSSSALTREALGWRPTGPGLLEDLDQGHYFA comes from the coding sequence ATGCGTGTGTTCATCACCGGAGCGTCCGGCTGGATCGGTTCCGCCGTCGTTCCCGAGCTCATCGGAGCGGGCCACCGGGTCGTGGGGCTCGCCCGTTCCGACGCCTCGGCCGAGGCGCTCGCCGCCGCGGGGGCCGAGGTGCGGCGCGGGTCGCTGGACGACCTCGGTGTTCTGCGCGAGGCGGCCGCCGACGCGGACGGCGTCATCCATCTCGCCTTCAAGCACGACATCGCATTCTCCGGCGACTTCCAGGGCGCCACGGACGCGGACCGCCGGGCCATCGACACCTTCGGCGACGCGCTCGCCGGCTCCGGCAGGCCATTCGTCATCGCGTCCGGTCTCCTCGGACTCGCCCCGGGCCGTCTGGCGACCGAGCGGGACGGGCAGAGCCCCGACCCGCAGGCGCCGTCCGGGGGCCCCGGCGGCCGGCAGGACAACGCCAGGGCGACCCTCGCCCTCACCTCCCGAGATGTCCGCTCGTCCGTCGTCCGGCTGCCCCCGACGGTCCACGGCGACGGGGACAACGGCTTCATGGCCGCCCTGATCGGCATCGCCCGCGAGAAGGGTGTGGCCGGCTATGTCGGCGACGGCTCCAACCGCTGGCCGGCCGTGCACCGCTCGGACGCGGCCCACCTGTTCCGGCTGGCCCTGGAGAACGCCGACGCCGGTTCGACGCTGCACGCCGCGGCCGAGGAGGGCGTCCCGCTGCGGGCCGTCGCCGAGGTCTTCGGGCGCCGCCTCGGCGTCCCCACGGCCTCGGTCCCGCCCGAGGAGGCGGCCGGTCACTTCGCCTGGCTGGGCGGCCTCGTGGGGATCGACGGACCCTCGTCCTCCGCGCTGACCC
- a CDS encoding TetR/AcrR family transcriptional regulator: MGRWEPNARGRLEQAAMELYGERGYEQTTVTEIAKRAGLSERTFFRHYADKREVLFGGSAALQDLLVAGLGDAPASAPAIDVVAAALDAVAASFDGRREFALRRQGIISANAELRERELIKLASLSAALAGALRARGVAEPAASLAAEAGIAVFKVAFERWTDGDGTRSMDHFTHEALEALRAVTAGA, translated from the coding sequence ATGGGTCGATGGGAGCCGAACGCACGCGGCAGGCTGGAACAGGCCGCCATGGAGCTCTACGGCGAGCGGGGTTACGAGCAGACGACCGTGACCGAGATCGCCAAGCGCGCCGGGCTCAGCGAGCGCACGTTCTTCCGGCACTACGCCGACAAGCGGGAGGTGCTGTTCGGCGGGTCGGCCGCGCTCCAGGACCTGCTGGTCGCCGGCCTGGGCGACGCGCCCGCGTCCGCGCCAGCGATCGACGTGGTGGCGGCGGCGCTCGACGCGGTCGCGGCCTCCTTCGACGGGCGGCGCGAGTTCGCGCTGCGGCGCCAGGGGATCATCTCCGCCAACGCGGAGCTGCGGGAACGCGAGCTGATCAAGCTCGCCTCGCTGTCCGCCGCGCTCGCCGGGGCCCTGCGCGCACGCGGTGTCGCGGAACCGGCCGCGAGCCTGGCCGCCGAGGCCGGCATCGCCGTCTTCAAGGTCGCGTTCGAACGCTGGACCGACGGCGACGGAACCCGGAGCATGGACCACTTCACGCACGAGGCCCTCGAAGCGCTCAGAGCGGTGACGGCGGGCGCATAG
- a CDS encoding coagulation factor 5/8 type domain-containing protein, with translation MHLPPTEAPTTPPTPTSATPRRRRRRGRALGFAAFATSLLLAVPTAQTAFGQDAQAVEGGGDLGPNVLVFDPSTPDIQGKVDEIFKQQESAQFGTGRYALMFKPGTYDNINAQIGFYTSIAGLGLNPDDTTFNGDVTVDAGWFDGNATQNFWRSAENLALNPVNGTDRWAVSQAAPFRRMHVKGGLNLAPDGYGWASGGYIADSKIDGEVGPYSQQQWYTRDSSVGGWGNGVWNMTFSGVEGAPAQSFPEPPYTTLDTTPVSREKPFLYLDGDDYKVFVPAKRTNARGTSWGNGTPQGESIALDQFYVVKPGASAETINAAVQQGLHLLFTPGVYHVDQTIDIDRADTVVLGLGLATIIPDNGVTAIKVGDVDGVKLAGLLVDAGTTNSDSLIEVGPQGASASHADNPTSLQDVFVRVGGAGAGKATTGMVINSNDTIIDHTWLWRADHGEGIGWDTNRSDYGLQVNGDNVLATGLFVEHFNKYDVRWSGENGRTIFFQNEKAYDVPNQDAIQNGDIKGFAAYKVDDSVTTHEGWGLGSYCYFNVDPSIRQDHGFEAPVKPGVKFHDLIVVSLGGQGQYNHVINDTGSPTSGTDTIPSQVVSFP, from the coding sequence CCTTCCCCCCACGGAAGCCCCCACAACTCCCCCCACACCCACCTCCGCGACACCACGCCGCAGGCGGCGCCGCGGGCGGGCCCTCGGGTTCGCCGCGTTCGCCACCTCCCTGCTGCTCGCCGTCCCCACCGCGCAGACCGCCTTCGGCCAGGACGCGCAGGCCGTCGAGGGCGGCGGCGATCTCGGCCCCAACGTCCTGGTGTTCGACCCGTCGACGCCGGACATCCAGGGCAAGGTCGACGAGATCTTCAAGCAGCAGGAGTCGGCGCAGTTCGGCACCGGCCGCTACGCGCTGATGTTCAAGCCCGGCACGTACGACAACATCAACGCCCAGATCGGCTTCTACACCTCGATCGCCGGTCTGGGGCTGAACCCGGACGACACCACGTTCAACGGTGATGTCACCGTCGACGCGGGCTGGTTCGACGGCAACGCCACGCAGAACTTCTGGCGTTCGGCCGAGAACCTCGCGCTCAACCCGGTCAACGGCACCGACCGCTGGGCCGTCTCGCAGGCGGCTCCGTTCCGCCGGATGCACGTCAAGGGCGGGCTCAACCTGGCGCCCGACGGCTACGGCTGGGCGAGCGGCGGGTACATCGCCGACAGCAAGATCGACGGCGAGGTAGGGCCGTACTCGCAGCAGCAGTGGTACACCCGGGACAGTTCGGTCGGCGGCTGGGGCAACGGCGTCTGGAACATGACGTTCTCCGGCGTCGAGGGCGCTCCCGCGCAGAGCTTCCCCGAGCCGCCGTACACCACGCTCGACACCACCCCGGTCTCCCGCGAGAAGCCGTTCCTCTACCTGGACGGTGACGACTACAAGGTCTTCGTCCCGGCCAAGCGCACCAACGCGCGCGGCACTTCGTGGGGCAACGGCACGCCGCAGGGCGAGTCGATCGCGCTCGACCAGTTCTATGTGGTGAAGCCCGGCGCGAGCGCGGAGACGATCAACGCGGCCGTGCAGCAGGGTCTGCACCTGCTGTTCACGCCGGGTGTCTACCACGTGGACCAGACGATCGACATCGACCGCGCCGACACCGTCGTGCTCGGCCTCGGCCTCGCCACGATCATCCCGGACAACGGGGTCACCGCCATCAAGGTCGGTGACGTGGACGGCGTCAAGCTCGCCGGGCTGCTGGTCGACGCGGGCACCACCAACTCCGACTCGCTGATCGAGGTCGGCCCCCAGGGCGCGTCCGCGAGCCACGCCGACAACCCCACCTCCCTCCAGGACGTCTTCGTCCGGGTCGGCGGCGCGGGCGCCGGCAAGGCGACCACGGGCATGGTGATCAACAGCAACGACACGATCATCGACCACACCTGGCTGTGGCGCGCCGACCACGGCGAGGGCATCGGCTGGGACACCAACCGGTCCGACTACGGCCTCCAGGTCAACGGCGACAACGTCCTGGCCACCGGCCTCTTCGTGGAGCACTTCAACAAGTACGACGTCCGCTGGTCCGGCGAGAACGGCAGGACGATCTTCTTCCAGAACGAGAAGGCGTACGACGTTCCCAACCAGGACGCCATCCAGAACGGTGACATCAAGGGCTTCGCCGCCTACAAGGTCGACGACTCCGTCACCACCCACGAGGGCTGGGGGCTCGGCAGCTACTGCTACTTCAACGTCGACCCGAGCATCCGCCAGGACCACGGCTTCGAAGCCCCGGTCAAGCCCGGCGTGAAGTTCCACGACCTGATCGTCGTCTCCCTCGGCGGCCAGGGACAGTACAACCACGTCATCAACGACACGGGGTCGCCCACCTCGGGGACGGACACCATTCCGTCGCAGGTCGTGTCGTTCCCGTAG